A part of Aegilops tauschii subsp. strangulata cultivar AL8/78 chromosome 2, Aet v6.0, whole genome shotgun sequence genomic DNA contains:
- the LOC109748762 gene encoding trihelix transcription factor GT-3b — translation MMEAGGGGGGGGFRDERVPQWGVQETRELIAARGELEREAAAAGRSAKTLWEAVADALRARGYRRTADQCKCKWKNLVNRYKGKETSDPENGRQCPFFEELHAVFTERARNMQRQLLQSESGTSVKKKLKRPSGDRSSGESDDNEYGVEVSDDEKPVISKKRKAGDKGQPSQRMAENSRTGSSSIHDLLQEFLVQQQHVDMLWHETMERRAQERLIFEQEWRQSMQKLEQERLMLEQSWIEREEQRRMREEARAQKRDSLMTTLLNKLLQEDL, via the exons ATGATGGAGGCGGGCGGAGGCGGAGGGGGAGGAGGGTTCAGGGACGAGCGGGTGCCGCAGTGGGGCGTGCAGGAGACGCGGGAGCTCATCGCGGCGCGCGGGGAGCTGGagcgggaggccgccgccgcgggCCGCAGCGCCAAGACGCTCTGGGAGGCGGTGGCCGACGCGCTCCGGGCGCGCGGGTACCGCCGCACCGCCGACCAGTGCAAGTGCAAGTGGAAGAACCTCGTCAACAGATACAAG GGGAAAGAAACATCTGACCCAGAAAACGGTAGACAATGTCCCTTCTTTGAAGAATTACATGCAGTCTTCACTGAACGTGCTAGAAATATGCAACGTCAACTCCTTCAGTCTGAATCGGGAACTTCAGTTAAAAAGAAATTAAAGCGACCTAGCGGTGACCGGTCATCTGGGGAGTCTGATGACAACGAATATGGCGTTGAAGTCAGCGATGATGAGAAACCCGTGATAAGCAAAAAGCGGAAGGCTGGTGATAAGGGGCAACCATCGCAACGAATGGCGGAAAACTCAAGGACCGGCAGTTCAAGCATCCATGATCTGTTACAGGAATTCCTAGTGCAGCAACAGCATGTAGATATGCTGTGGCATGAGACGATGGAGCGGCGCGCCCAGGAGCGGCTCATTTTCGAACAAGAATGGAGGCAGTCGATGCAGAAGCTGGAGCAGGAGAGGCTGATGCTGGAGCAGTCATGGATAGAGCGAGAGGAACAGCGAAGGATGAGGGAAGAAGCAAGAGCTCAGAAGAGGGATTCGCTCATGACCACCCTGTTGAACAAACTCTTACAAGAAGATCTATAG
- the LOC109748759 gene encoding uncharacterized protein, producing MEGKPLHLLLPHPHPRPPFPGHLPNHGLPEPRLRLSLHHRNPKARQLAFSPRPPNSQPPGRGGWEWARGASAAAALALHLAVCSLLILFPAPAARACAQPPPPPAAVEAKEQEEGDEEWEAALQQWKSKTYALSVPLRVVALRGSFPPAWIKDFIEAQGKRLKFSPEFRPSIDALFSELSKCVDKGQVQPKSAMAADVVSIGDSWLGYAIRKGLVEPINNAEEQDWYRSLSDRWKVHLCRNQNGEADSNGSVWGVPYRWGTVVIAYKKSKFKQHNLKPIQDWEDLWRPELAGKISMIDSPREVIGAVLKQLGSSYNTIDMETEVNGGREAVLSSFTQLQKQVQLFDSMNYLKSFGVGDVWVTVGWSSDVIPAAKRMSNVAVVVPKSGSSLWADLWAVPCATRFQTDRIGGRTRGPSPLIHQWFDFCLQSARSLPFRQEIIPGASPLFLENPAPEVLQDRNKKKPKLESNLVRGVPPPEILEKCEFLEPLSDKAVGDYQWLMSRVHRPRGGLLGTMLQKISTMLDLKSRF from the exons ATGGAGGGGAAGCCGCTGCATCTcctcctcccccacccccaccctcgCCCCCCATTCCCAGGCCACCTCCCCAACCACGGCCTCCCGGAGCCCCGCCTCCGCCTCTCCCTCCACCACCGCAACCCGAAGGCGAGGCAGCTCGCCTTCTCCCCCCGGCCGCCCAACAGCCAACCGCCCGGCCGGGGAGGCTGGGAGTGGGCGCGGGGCGcctccgcggcggcggcgctggcgctCCACCTGGCCGTCTGCTCCCTCCTCATCCTCTTCCCCGCCCCGGCGGCACGCGCGTGCGCccagccgccccctccccccgctGCCGTGGAGGCCAAGGAGCAGGAGGAGGGCGACGAGGAGTGGGAGGCCGCGCTGCAGCAGTGGAAGTCCAAGACCTACGCGCTCTCCGTGCCCCTGCGCGTCGTCGCGCTCCGCGGCTCCTTCCCTCCCGCGTGGATCAAG GATTTCATTGAAGCACAGGGGAAGAGGCTCAAATTCAGCCCTGAGTTCCGCCCTAGTATCGACGCACTCTTCTCTGAGTTGTCAAAATGTGTGGACAAAGGTCAGGTTCAGCCCAAATCTGCGATGGCAGCTGATGTCGTTTCTATTGGGGACTCTTGGCTCGGCTACGCCATCCGTAAGGGACTGGTAGAACCTATCAACAATGCTGAAGAACAGGATTGGTATCGGAGCCTAAGTGACAGATGGAAG GTTCATTTGTGCAGGAACCAGAATGGAGAGGCAGATTCTAATGGCTCGGTATGGGGTGTTCCATACAGATGGGGCACAGTGGTCATTGCATACAAGAAAAGCAAGTTTAAGCAGCATAACCTGAAGCCAATACAG GATTGGGAGGATTTGTGGAGGCCTGAACTTGCTGGGAAGATTTCAATGATTGATTCTCCCAGAGAAGTAATTGGTGCAGTCCTTAAGCAGTTGGGATCATCATATAACACGATTGACATGGAAACAGAAGTCAATGGTGGTAGAGAAGCAGTCCTAAGCAGCTTTACACAGCTACAAAAACAG GTCCAGCTATTTGACAGCATGAACTATCTGAAATCATTTGGAGTTGGGGATGTTTGGGTCACAGTGGGTTGGAGCAGCGATGTCATCCCTGCTGCAAAGCGAATGTCCAATGTCGCTGTTGTTGTTCCCAAGTCAGGCAGTAGCCTCTGGGCTGATTTATGG GCCGTACCTTGTGCGACAAGGTTTCAGACTGATCGAATCGGGGGCAGAACTAGAGGCCCATCTCCACTCATCCACCAGTGGTTCGACTTCTGTCTGCAGAGTGCCAGAAGCTTGCCCTTTCGCCAGGAAATTATCCCAGGAGCATCGCCGCTGTTCCTTGAGAACCCAGCTCCAGAGGTTCTGCAAGATCGAAACAAGAAGAAGCCAAAGCTGGAGAGTAACCTTGTCAGGGGAGTGCCTCCCCCTGAAATCCTGGAAAAATGTGAGTTCTTAGAACCTCTATCGGACAAAGCGGTGGGTGACTACCAGTGGTTGATGTCGAGAGTGCACAGACCACGCGGCGGTCTGCTTGGCACCATGCTGCAAAAGATATCAACCATGCTAGACTTAAAATCGAGATTTTAG
- the LOC109748765 gene encoding pectin acetylesterase 7, with the protein MMAFGLPRAAAVVTLVLGLAAASAMADDVEMVFLKSAVAKGAVCLDGSAPVYHFSPGSGTGANNWIVHMEGGGWCKTPEECVIRKGNFRGSSKFMKPLSFSGILGGNQQFNPDFYNWNRVKVRYCDGSSFTGDVEEVDSKTNLHFRGARVWDAIIEDLLNKGMSKAKSAILSGCSAGGLAAVLHCDKFKDLLPPSAFVKCVSDAGYFIDGTDITGNKFVRTSFKNVVTLHGSVKNLPSSCTSRVSPELCFFPQHVLPTMKTPLFILNAAYDSWQIRNILVPSAADKKKEWAKCKVDIKGCSSSQLVTLQHFRDEFLSALPKPEQSPKIGMFIDSCFAHCQSGAQDSWNADGSPSIQKMRIGKAVGDWYFDRAVSQRVDCPYPCNQSCIDNEDD; encoded by the exons ATGATGGCATTTGGGCTGCCCcgcgcggcggcggtggtgacGCTGGTGCTGGGCCTCGCcgcggcgtcggccatggcggACGACGTGGAGATGGTGTTCCTCAAAAGCGCGGTGGCCAAAGGAGCAG TGTGCCTGGATGGGAGCGCCCCGGTGTACCACTTCTCCCCCGGCTCCGGCACCGGCGCCAACAACTGGATTGTTCACATGGAG GGAGGAGGGTGGTGCAAGACCCCTGAGGAGTGTGTGATCCGGAAGGGCAACTTCAGGGGCTCTTCCAAGTTCATGAAGCCACTCTCCTTCTCAGGGATCCTAGGGGGCAACCAGCAGTTCAATCCCG ATTTCTACAACTGGAACAGAGTCAAGGTCAGGTACTGCGACGGCTCATCGTTTACCGGCGATGTCGAAGAAGTGGACTCC AAGACGAACCTGCACTTCAGAGGGGCCAGAGTTTGGGACGCCATCATCGAAGATCTGCTTAACAAGGGGATGAGCAAAGCAAAGAGT GCTATTCTTTCTGGATGCTCAGCCGGAGGTCTAGCGGCAGTACTGCATTGTGACAAATTCAAAGACCTCCTTCCACCGTCGGCATTCGTAAAATGCGTTTCTGATGCCGGTTATTTTATTGATGG GACGGATATTACCGGCAACAAGTTTGTCAGAACATCCTTTAAGAACGTTGTAACCCTACAT GGATCGGTTAAAAATTTGCCATCTTCATGTACCTCGAGGGTATCACCTGAGCTG TGCTTCTTCCCACAGCATGTCCTCCCAACAATGAAAACGCCGCTATTCATACTTAATGCGGCGTATGATTCATGGCAG ATCAGGAACATCCTGGTGCCTAGCGCCGCCGATAAGAAGAAGGAATGGGCCAAATGCAAGGTTGACATAAAGGGCTGCTCCTCCAGCCAGCTGGTGACCTTACAAC ATTTCAGGGATGAGTTCCTGTCAGCGCTCCCTAAACCGGAGCAGTCTCCCAAGATAGGCATGTTCATAGACTCGTGCTTTGCTCACTGCCAATCTGGAGCCCAGGACTCGTGGAATGCCGACGGTTCCCCTTCGATTCAGAAGATG AGAATTGGCAAAGCTGTGGGGGACTGGTACTTCGACCGGGCTGTGTCTCAGCGGGTTGACTGCCCGTATCCCTGCAACCAGTCCTGCATTGACAATGAAGATGACTGA
- the LOC109748761 gene encoding maltose excess protein 1-like, chloroplastic: protein MSSPSLPSVRLPLRPSPAAATTPLSRRGAPVRSLAASPAPAVALKPLVSKAPASGSYRSALLLHRRRYALPETAVSEPTPKVTKEYQDWDSLTGKFAGSANVPFLLLQLPQIILNYRNLVDGNKTALFAVPWLGMLTGLLGNLALVSYFAKKRETEAVIVQTLGVISTYVVIVQLAMAESMPFPQFVATSAVVGAGLVLNLLNYIGWLPETLWLLWEDFTTIGGLTVLPQVMWSTFVPVIPSSILPGIICGSLAVAAVAMARMGKLSEGGTKFVGSLSGWTATLLFMWMPVAQMWTNYLNPSNIEGLSAFSMLLSMIGNALMIPRSVFIRDLMWFTGSIWACALQGWGNLACMYCCNSISREFFFATTFGLLLWLGFTFGRDTDAYGHSSPMDSLKELIFGK, encoded by the exons ATGTCGTCGCCGTCGCTGCCCTCGGTCCGCCTCCCGCTGCGCCCGTCCCCGGCCGCGGCGACAACGCCGCTCTCCCGCCGGGGCGCGCCCGTCCGCTCCCTCGCGGCAtcccccgcccccgccgtcgccctcaAGCCCCTCGTCTCCAAGGCGCCCGCGTCCGGCTCCTACCGCTCCGCGCtcctcctccaccgccgccgctaTGCGCTGCCCGAGACCGCCGTCTCCGAACCAACCCCCAAG GTCACCAAGGAGTACCAGGACTGGGACTCCCTGACGGGCAAGTTCGCGGGCAGCGCCAACGTGcccttcctcctcctccagctcccgcagatcatcctcaactaccGCAACCTCGTCGACGGCAACAAGACCGCCCTCTTCGCCGTCCCATGGCTC GGGATGCTCACCGGGCTGCTCGGCAACCTGGCGCTCGTGTCCTACTTCGCCAAGAAGAGGGAGACGGAGGCTGTCATCGTGCAGACGCTGGGCGTTATCTCCACCTACGTGGTCATCGTCCAGCTTGCCATGGCGGAGTCCATGCCCTTCCCGCAGTTTGTGGCCACTTCGGCTGTTGTCGGCGCCGGGCTTGTCCTCAACTTGCTCAATTACATTGGGTGGCTCCCAGAGACCCTCTGGCTGCTATGGGAGGATTTCACGACAATCGGCGGCCTTACCGTGCTCCCTCAG GTCATGTGGTCAACGTTTGTTCCCGTCATCCCCAGTAGCATACTGCCTGGCATAATCTGTGGCTCTTTGGCTGTTGCTGCTGTTGCCATG GCAAGGATGGGCAAGCTTTCCGAAGGAGGAACTAAATTTGTGGGGTCGTTGTCTGGTTGGACTGCCACACTTTTGTTCATGTGGATGCCAGTTGCACAGATG TGGACAAACTATCTCAACCCAAGTAACATCGAAGGACTGTCAGCGTTCTCAATGTTGCTTTCAATGATTGGAAATGCACTTATGATTCCTCGTTCTGTATTTATCAGAGATCTGATGTG GTTCACCGGTTCTATTTGGGCATGTGCCCTACAAGGTTGGGGCAACCTGGCCTGCATGTACTG CTGCAACAGCATCAGCAGAGAATTTTTCTTCGCGACGACATTTGGATTGCTTCTGTGGCTAG GTTTCACCTTCGGGAGAGATACCGATGCCTACGGCCACAGCTCACCCATGGATTCTCTGAAGGAGCTGATCTTCGGGAAGTGA
- the LOC109748760 gene encoding F-box/LRR-repeat protein At2g42720-like yields the protein MEEAGSDDRISGLSDDLLRDILLCLRSLPAAARTGILSRRWRHVWTSIPELVIDELHVAGRPPSSFLRAVEGALAAYSASNVDVAALTIAVPDVRLCRIEARRVSSWLRVASERVAGTLSLALPRSEPITITHGHGQEVELPPCGRATEIALSLAGAFVLRLRPAASFAALTVLTIQSAAMDGRELGAFVSSMCPRLTDLTLRVSLVACSDVSIRSASLRRLEFGAGCAQRLGVAAPMLEVLVASFLHHAHISAPRLAEAKVQRLHRHHFADDVPRRLRRLDITQLYLNAVAPPRARRFDAVDELRLSALIGMEGYTSFLDDVNNLPVCQTVLSVSLTGDHHGFVPTMLHLLRRSKAIRKLVLETYTQMEDPCSTACPCRLPESYRANNMTLDSLEEIEINTFMGEDDQVEFLEMLVSRCSATRPINVALNKSYLVPLPTEKVSEMIRSISRPNLRVRLH from the exons ATGGAGGAGGCTGGGAGCGACGATCGCATCAGCGGCCTCTCCGACGACCTCCTGCGCGACATCCTCCTCTGCCTCCGCtcgctccccgccgccgcgcgGACCGGCATCCTCTCCCGCCGCTGGCGCCACGTCTGGACCAGCATCCCCGAGCTCGTCATCGACGAGCTCCACGTGGCGGGCCGGCCGCCGAGCTCCTTCCTGCGCGCCGTGGAAGGCGCCCTCGCCGCCTACTCCGCCTCCAACGTCGACGTCGCCGCGCTCACCATCGCCGTGCCCGACGTCAGGCTCTGCCGAATCGAAGCTCGCCGCGTCTCCTCGTGGCTGCGCGTCGCCTCGGAGCGCGTCGCCGGCACGCTGTCCCTCGCCCTGCCCCGCTCAGAGCCCATCACCATCACCCACGGCCACGGACAGGAGGTCGAACTGCCCCCGTGCGGGAGGGCGACGGAGATCGCGCTCTCCCTCGCGGGGGCGTTCGTGCTCCGGCTCCGGCCGGCGGCCTCGTTCGCGGCGCTCACCGTGCTGACGATACAGTCGGCCGCCATGGACGGGCGGGAGCTCGGGGCGTTCGTGTCGTCCATGTGCCCGCGCCTGACGGACCTCACCCTGCGCGTCAGCCTCGTGGCCTGCTCGGACGTCTCCATCCGCTCCGCCTCTCTCAGGCGCCTAGAGTTCGGGGCCGGGTGCGCCCAGCGGCTCGGGGTCGCCGCCCCCATGCTCGAGGTGCTCGTCGCGTCTTTCCTCCACCACGCTCACATCTCGGCCCCGAGGCTCGCCGAGGCCAAGGTCCAGCGCCTGCACCGGCACCACTTCGCCGACGACGTGCCTCGTCGTCTCCGGCGGCTGGACATCACGCAGCTGTACCTAAACGCGGTGGCGCCCCCGAGGGCGCGGCGGTTCGATGCGGTCGACGAGCTGAGATTGTCTGCCCTCATT GGAATGGAGGGGTATACTAGCTTCTTGGACGATGTAAACAATCTTCCCGTGTGTCAGACCGTATTATCGGTATCGTTAACGGGGGATCACCACGGCTTTGTTCCAACCATGCTGCATCTCCTCAGGAGAAGCAAAGCTATAAGGAAGCTTGTGCTGGAGACATACACTCAGATG GAAGATCCATGCTCGACGGCTTGTCCATGTCGCTTGCCGGAGAGTTACAGAGCCAACAATATGACCCTCGATTCACTTGAAGAGATAGAGATCAATACGTTCATGGGAGAAGATGACCAGGTGGAATTCTTAGAGATGCTAGTATCCAGATGCAGTGCAACAAGACCTATAAATGTGGCGCTCAACAAGTCGTACCTTGTTCCTTTACCAACCGAGAAAGTTTCAGAGATGATCCGCAGCATTTCTCGTCCGAATCTCAGAGTCAGATTACATTAA